The stretch of DNA agtacaagtgagggaatacagggtaggggggatagctctcagtacaagtgagggaatacaggggtagggggatagctctcagtacaagtgagggaatacaggggtaggggggatagctctcagtacaagtgagggaatacaggggtaggggagatagctctcagtacaagtgagggaatacagggggtagggggatagcgtctcagtacaagtgagggaatacaggggtaggggggatagcctctcagtacaagtgagggaatacaggggtaggggggatagctctcagtacaagtgagggaatacaggggtagggggatagctctcagtacaagtgaggatacaggtaggggatagctctcagtacaagtggggaatacagggttaggggagatagctctcagtacaaggtgagggaatacaggggtaggggggatagctctcagtacaagtgagggaatacaggggtagggggggatagctctcagtacaagtgagggaatacaggggtaggggagatagctctcagtacaagtgagggaatacaggggtaggggagatagctctcagtacaagtgagggaatacaggggtatggagatagctctcagtacaagtgagggaatacaggggtaggggagatagctctcagtacaagtgagggaatacaggggtagggggatagctctcagtacaagtgagggaatacaggggtagggggatagctctcagtacaagtgagggaatacaggggtaggggagatagctctcagtacaagtgagggaatacaggggtaggggggatagctctcagtacaagtgagggaatacaggggtaggggagatagctctcagtacaagtgaggaatacaggggtaggggagatagctctcagtacaagtgagggaatacaggggtaggggagatagctctcagtacaagtgagggaatacaggggtaggggagatagctctcagtacaagtgatggaatacaggggtaggggggatagctctcagtacaaagtgagggaatacaggggtaggggggatagctctcagtacaagtgagggaatacaggggtaggggggatagctctcagtacaagtgagggaatacaggggtaggggggatagctctcagtacaagtgagggaatacatgggtatgggagatagctctcagtacaagtgagggaatacaggggtaggggagatagctctcagtacaagtgagggaatacaggggtaggggagatagctctcagtacaagtgagggaatacaggggtaggggagatagctctcagtacaagtgagggaatacaggggtaggggagatagctctcagtacaagtgagggaatacaggggtaggggagatagctctcagtacaagtgagggaatacaggggtaggggagatagctctcagtacaagtgagggaatacaggggtaggggagatagctctcagtacaagtgagggaatacaggggtatgggagatagctctcagtacaagtgagggaatacacggttatgggagatagctctcagtacaagttgccccagggactggtcccattgccatcttggagtcaggaaggaatttgtccctctctgaggcaaattaaaGGCTTCAGATTGGggtttgccttcctctagattgACTATGCAGGTTTCACTTGAACTAGATGGATTAACTAcgtttttcaacctaagttattATGtttctatagggtttatttacatccacagcagcctgcatcaatcaccacagcacacttgtgccttaaGAATCAGTTGCACATTTTCTCTGTGTATTACAGAAATTATGGCACTGGACTTTAAATTTTAACACAATTGCGTTTGATTACCAGTGTGCAAATCTTGATGCATCACCAACAATTGTGTCAGGTGCATCTCCCCCCTCTTGCCTGCAATTATGATGATATtttgggaaaacactgcattgtgggtaaaaaaaaaaacatgttgattgGATCTTCAATCCACTTATGTGTATACTGCACTGTGTATTAGTGCAACATTCACTGCCGGTGGGTACAAGGGTAGGAGTCTATGCTTTATTCTATACACAGGGTACAAGTAGGGGCGTTACATAGGGAAACCCTGTATTAGATCCAATCCATTCTTGCCATGCAGAGACTCTACCAGTCCCATTGTATCATATATTTATGTACCTTGTTTCTTCATTCCAGATCCTGTGATTCTGCAGGCGCCCCCAAGTGTTTATGAAGGGGACCCCCTGACTCTGAGATGTTATAGTGCCTATATTAAACCAGTTAATGTAACGTTCTATAAAGATAATGTAACCATATCCTCCTCCCCTACCGACTCACTCACTTTGGGTGCAAGTGTGGGAATGGCCGGTACATACAGATGTAAAGCATTCCAGCCAACAGAATTTAATCATTACGCTCCATATTCATCTCCTGATATAGCCATAACCATCCAAGGTAAATCTTTAtgttttactattatttttctCATGTTTATCCTTCACTTAAGTGTAATTAGCAAAAATAATGACAGGAATAAATAGGGATAAATAAAAAATTTGACCCAAAAATGCACTAGGTCCTTCCTAGTCATGGTACTGCTAgcctgtatagtatatataagttacagataatagtaataataatattgttttaaGAAATCTGTACAGTTTATGAGAGGGATGTCCCTGCAGAACTGGTTTACTACAAGGGAATACCTTAATAGCATACTTTGTTATAGTTGAACAAACTTCAAGGACTGTTTCTGTTCTCAATATTTGGCTGCTTTCCATTAGACACACCTCATAGagtactttctaggaaagtgaggtagtTAGGATAAGaaagcaagaaccttctggcgtccattatttgctattttactctgCACTCAGCACCAgaaagttgtagttgcactacaccccaggatatttccacttagTGAAAGCCCTTCTGAGGGattgagtcctatgtaccccatgctctaaacctattctagctggcgctgcctgttttacagccaaataggggtaacacttttttgggcagggctcccttcccctcctgtatcggttattggttgctttatatgttactctgtatgtcccaatgtatgtaacccacttattgtacagcgctgcgggatatgttggcgctttataaataaatgttaataataataataatgtagagtgtaagctcttttgggcagggctcccttcccctcctgtattggttactgattgctttatatgttactctgtatgtccaatgtatggaacccacttattgtacagcgctgcggggtatgttggcgctttataaataaatgttaataataataataatgtagagtgtaagctcttttgggcagggctcccttcccctcttgtatcggttactgattgctttatatgttactctgtatgtccaatgtatgtaacccacttattgtacagcgctgcgggatatgttggcgctttataaataaatgttaataataataataataatgtagactgtaagctctttagggcagggctcccttcccctcctgtatcggttactgattgctttatatgttactctgtatgtccaatgtataaacctacttattgtacagcgctgcgggatatgttggcgctttataaataaatgttaataataataataataatgtagagtgtaagctcttttgggcagggctctcttcccctcctgtatcggttactgattgctttatatgttactctgtatgtccaatgtatgtaacccacttattgtacagcgctgcgggatatgttggcgctttataaataaataataataataataataataatgtagactgtaagctcttttgggcagggctctcttcccctcctgtatcggttactgattgctttatatgttactctgtatgtccaatgtatggaacccacttattgtacagcgctgcgggatatgttggtgctttataaataaatgttaataataataatactatggagcagatttcagtgtgtggcattagcctaagacaaTAACTGTTTAAAATTATAATATGCAGGGTGAAATATAGGTAGATGTGCCATTTGCTGATTGTAAATAATTTTTGCCAAAGCAATGCTTATATCTAAtttaaggatgcaccgaatccaggatttggtttgagattctgcctttttcatcaggatttgGATTCGCCTGAATATGTGCCTCTTGCCGAATCTGAATCcctaaaatcacgtgactttatgtcacataaacacagaagttcaaCATATTTACTGGCAACAAAAGTCCCATTTCCTGTGAGAGAGAATTTCATTTCATAGTTCTTTAGAAAGGCATAAATAACCTCTTCTTCTTTGGAAGAACTAAAACTATTGTAATCTACCTGTAACAATTCTATTTACATCAGTGTAAGAatttaaatacaattattaaaataaatctCTGCTCAGTGAAATAGAAAAAtcctttttttcattcttgtgttcaAGCTAGTGAAATTAATATGTCAATATTGTGCTTATGATTTAATGTACATTGCTTAGATCCTTCTTGAAGAAAATCTCCCAACAatttctgaaaacattttttgccttCAAAGAACCTCCTTTAGCATACAAGGTAAAACTATTAATTTTCTTGTGGAAGCCATTATTATATGCACAATATTAACACATTTTCCTATGTCCATGGACTTATCAAGATATATTTCCTGGGTTCCCCATGGCAGAAACTAATGGGTTAATCCCACTCTCTTGAGAATGGACAGGCATAACAAGTGACCTATtacaagtgtttaaaaaaaaaaccaatcccCTAGTACGTTGTCTTTTTTCTTCCTGTCCGCTGAGTTTGGATGGGCAAATTTTCTTTTTGGTCTCACTGGGTCATGGTTGGCCCTTCCACTATATGTGAAGTCCTGCGGGGGTATCCGCTTGTCACTCTGCCCGTCAGAAAGATCCGCTCCTCAGCCATCAGCAGGAGAGAGGATTAACATATTGCAGGCAGTGGGACGGAGGAGAGCCAAGAGCTCAGATTACCAGTATCAAGGTCCACAATTTCTCTGATCTCTCTTGAATTTCCATTTTTAGTTAAAAGTATAGGTAATTAAAGATCTAAAGAAAAATTCTTTCAACTGGCAAAAATCGTGACTTCTGGTAATTGAGATTATTCTTTTGAAAGAAATGTTTCCAAATAAATATGGTATCTCGGTATATTTTGCTTTCTAACTTCTAATTATTCTTGTACTCTGCACCTTGTGATATCTCCAGACAGTTTGTACAGGGGCTGCATTGCTCCCTATCTTGCATGTCTGAAGGACTTGAAAGCTAGGAGGTAGCCAAGAGGATGCCTAGATGCTGCTTTAGCGCTTCCTTTATGAAGTCAGTGCTGCCAAATAGAAGAGCAGTTTCCATGGAGAGGAATATTTTGGAGAGGCAATGGATGATAAGCATGGGGCAGGGTGATACTAAAtaaaaaacatggattttttttactctacACCCTGCCTCACTTATAATAAATCCCTTGTACTTCTGTTTTTTTTAGCTAATCCCTGCCTATTCACTTTGCAAGCTTATCAGTGTGCCTGTTTAATAAGATACTATAGCCCTGCTCTGGCACTTTAGCCCTCTGCTCTTAACTTGCGCCTCTAACCTGTTGTGAGCCTCAACAAACTTTGCCAAGTGGTCTTATATCTCCACTTGGCAACGATCGCAGTTGCTAAATAGTGATGTTCGGATCTGTCCAATTTTGCATCAcctaaaaattcatgaaactgctgaatTTTTTcctctgcacattttttgttgctgtaaatttttgatggcaaaatgtggaatttagccgcaaatccatgcctggaggcTCATCGATATTGCTGAACTTTACTAGTGCTTTTCTCCCCTACATAACCTAGAGTTCAGTTGCATAAATACAAGGAGAGGCCAGCCAACACAAGTCCGGAACTTGGTGGATAAATACCAGTGAAGAGGAGGCAGGCTGAATGGTTTTATGAAGGTCACAGAACTCCATAGTGACTTTAGGAGCCTTTTAAATTTTAGTAGTGGGTATGTCAACCTTTAGCCTTTATAATGTACAGTTTGCCCCTGTGCATCCACTCACTTCTCTTCCCTCTTTACTCTCTGCAGTTTCAGTTGATTTGGTTTTTGGCCCCAATAAATAGAACAGGGGAATGTGGCCATTGCTGCTTGATTCTcacaattatttaaatattcCCAACGTCAAGCATCCTACTGTATTTCCTGTGATTCAATGTAAAGCCTCTTATATTTTCAGGAAACTTTACACAATACTGCATATGCTGCATTGGTAGAATGAGTATGATCAGTGCTCCTATCATTTACTAACAGTTGGTTTGTCTTCTCCCCCAGAGCTGTTTCCCAGGCCAGAGATCAGAGCGGATAAAgatggggtacaggggggagatGTACTGACCCTATCCTGCCATACGGCCCTTAATCCAGCCAGAGGCGCTACACAGctacagtttgctttctacagaaatgggcacaatgtgcagggattcagttctTCCAGTAATTACACCATCCAATCAGCTCGGCctcaggattctgggaattatacctgtgataCAGCAGCTCCATCAGTCAGTGTGACGAAGGGGAGCCCAGGCATATCCATCCACATACACGGTGAATATGAAGTGCTGATAGGTAGTAGTGGAAGGTATAGCCAGTGTTTCATATAGCTACTCATAGTGCCTAGTGCCCCACTGCTTATAGATGCAATGGGAATGTCTTCTATATCAAAACACATATCTAAAGAGAGAGGTACTAATTCCATTGTCTTAACTGATTCAAATTTAAGTAAAAAAGGGTCAGTTAGCAAAGTACTATCCAATGTTTACAGTGTATTATcctaaatgaaaactataccccaagaatgaatacgtaaccagtAGACAGTTTATATTAGAAGTGTCAGGTGTCAGAgtagaatctccccaaactggaatatatatatcagtaaatttggccttttacatcctttcccttgagccgccatttagtgatgggctgtgtgctccctcagagatcagctgacaggaagtgatgcagctctgactgtaacaggaagtagtgtgggagcaaaaggcagaactctgcccattcattggctgatggggcctagcatgtatgtgtgccttggcttgtttgtgtgcactgtgactcctatgatcccagggggcggcccttagtacttaaaatggcagtttcctatttaggattactcaatggcacatactactaaacaagtatatttttatgaaaatggtttatttagatgaagtagggttttacatatgagctgtttatgcaatatatttttgtagagacctacattgtttgggggtatagtttcctttaaacctttgaagtgcacctatcaccccccatattgtttctcccaccagaggtgtgggctaatagatcATGCACTTGGGTTGGGGGAAACAAAAGttattcttaaaaataaaaatagccctGCCAGTTCTAGGCCACCCCCAGTGTGGATGGCCATGTTGTTTGGCCTGCATGCAGATAACAAGCACATCTCCCCgcttgctcattatgcgcatgatGCCTGATGTAGAGCTCTAtaagcctgcacctctggtggggggaaCAGTATGGGGGTAATAGGTGCACTTTGGCGCTAATGTTACACGTGCCATCTGCAGCGCCGGATTTGAAaactgggcgcccctaggccgccccccatttgcgccccgccccctccgcgcatgcgcaaacaaacccacctcccccgtgCCGCGCCGGACGCAATTGCGCATGTGCGAGCATttgaactcccatacggagcaatggggagaagtccccattgctccgtatgggagcaaaatgtcacaattttgttgcggcggggcggcatgccgcccctaaatttctgccgccctaggcctcgccacaaatccgggcctggccatctgcctgtctctccctgtATAGGATCGATTTTGGCCTGAAATTGTACAAACAATTTGGATTGAAATAAGCTGGTCCTTGGACATCACGTCCCTATTAATCTGCAGTCTCCAGAGTAGTTATAACCCTTAAAGTATTTGGGAGAATATTAATAAGGCCCGTGGCATGACATATGGAGGGGTGGCAGGCTCCCTCTACTGCTAAATATATAATCAAACATATTTCTGCCTGCATTTAGTTTGTGTTAATTTTAAACTATTGTTGCAAGTTGTAATTAAAGAAGCTTGGTTTTGTGGGCAGAGGGTACTTTAATGGCTTGTGGAGTGGATGCCTATGATGGCTTAAAACATAAATCCTGCCAAGTTAAAGGGGGGCCCTCTGCTTCATGACATACGTTGTAGGTATAAATTGGAAGGCTCCAAATATTTCTTTGGCCCCAATGACAGGACTGGATTGCTGTTGGTAAAAACACACCTGCCTTTATCTCTAAAGAAACCTGCTCCATACTAAAATGGGCACTACATTTAGTAAATTAATATATCCTGTTCACCTAAGGCCTATCTATACCTTCTTCTTCACCTAGCgactgtattattattagtagtagtactactacaaatacatttataaagcagGGAATTACTGCTCATATTTTGTCCATTTATGCTACCAGACTACAAAACTACAATGTGAAAATGTTGTAACTGCGAACAACTAAAGAAAGAGTTAAAAACTGAAGAGACAACTTTCTACCTATAAACTTTTAGAATTCTTTTGTGTAACCAGACTTACAACCACTCACAGTGTGTATCTTGTTATTTAACACAGCCAACTCCAACTCAACAGGAACGAGCAGGAACAAGTATCTACCCTATGTGGTCGGTGGGAGCCTCGGGGCACTGCTGATCCTTGTAGCTGCTCTTATAGTCATATTCCTGTACAGGGACAAGGCGCCGCCATTTATGCACTGTAACTGCCAGATGTACAGGACAGGTAActcacttagggctctggtacatggggagattagtcgcccgcggcaaaactccctgcttgcgggcgactaatctccccgaattgccttccccctgccatcccaccggcgaacatgtaagtcgccggcgggatggcagacgcggcggggcgatttcgggaaatcgccgaaaaagcctcacgagtctttttcggcgatttgcgcagaatcgcgccgccgcgtctgccatcccgctggcgacttacatgttcgccggtgggatggcagggggaaggcaattcggggagattagtcgcccgcgagcagggagttttgccgcgggcgactaatctccccgtgtaccagagcccttattgttcctttttaaatCTGCATTTGAATTTTGAATGTCTACATCTTTGTtactgtctgtctttctgtctagtGTGTCAAGGTACTAACATTCAAATCATCACTAAAGACTTTTTcccggcaaattttttcatccatttcacgaaacaatccgccagtggcgaaacgtggaaatttgccgtgaatccatgcctggcgaaacatttcgcccatcactatttaagaCCCTAAAACTAAAGCTCCCTTAGCCACAATGCAACTTTCCAGGTTTCCTAACAAAAAACTAGCTGAGTGACTCTAAACTTACAGTAGATTATCAATCTCATGGCTGCTAGGTCTGGAGCCCTATGGTGCAAAATTGCAATCCCTATGGCTAACTTATTGTGCACTTGCACCCAGTTGGCCATTTACAGGTATAGGGTTTTTTTCCAATTAAAGCTTTTATACTGCCTTAAAAAGGGTATTACTGCAATTGCAATTGTAGTTATGTGATAtaacaaatagcaataaaaagcGAGAGTCCTTTGTAACAATCTACCAGTTAGAGTGCTAGGAACCTAACAGTGTATTTTCAGTTTGCCACCAGGCTGGGAGAATTTGATAGTTTTACCAAGTGTGATATCATGCTGTACATGAGTACCATGTGGCAGTGTCAGTTGACTCCTGTAGTGGTGAAAAGATTGGCATGGCACTATACTGTCCCTCTCGATTAGCAAGGTGGGTGCATTCCAGATCCTGAGGTGTTGTAGCTTCCAGAAGAGTTTTAGTCTTTAGGTGAGTTACTAACCAGTGTGGGAGCTATAGATTCTGTAGCAGGTCCTATAGTAGCAGAAAGCTAACCCAAAATCTCAGAAAGGAATGGTGGTAGGGTTCCTTGGTTACTAGTCCAGCTTAGGGAGCTGACTGTTTAGTGTTGGGTTAGTGAGTAAAGAGGGTTGTCCTAAGAGACAAAGCATTCCCATTGTTTGTCAATAATGTATACTAAGAACAGTTATTAGTAAAATCAATCACTGTACTGTACATTGTCCACTGCAACCCATGTTCAACTTGTTACTAATAGTGTTAAAATGTTATTTCCAAGCAGATGCAACAGAGGCCTCTTTTAGTTGTTGCAGGTAAATAAATCTAAATTACAACTTATCCTATGTAAATTACAATTTATcctatgaattattattattattaacatttatttataaagcgccaacatatcccgcagcactgtacaataagtgggtttcatacattgggcatacagagtaacatataaagcaatcagtaaccgatacaggaggggaagggagccctgcccaaaagagcttacactctacattattattattattaacatttatttataaagcgccaacatatcccgcagcgctgtacaataagtgggttacatacattggacatacagagtaacatataaagcaatcagtaaccgatacaggaggggaagggagccctgcccaaaagagcttacactctacattattattattattattattattattattattattattattaacatttatttataaagcgccaacatatcccgcagtgctgtacaataagtgggttccatacattggacatacagagtaacatataaagcaatcagtaaccgatacaggaggggaagggagccctgcccaaaagagcttacactctacattattattattattattattattattattattattaacatttatttataaagtgccaacatatcccgcagcgctgtacaataagtgggttccatacattggacatacagagtaacatataaagcaatcaataaccgatacaggaggggaagagggccctgcccaaaagagcttacactctacattattattattattaacatttatttataaagcgcaaacatatcccgcagcgctgtacaataagtgggttccatacattgggcatacagagtaacatataaagcaatcagtaactgatacaggaggggaagagagccctgcccaaaagagcttacactctacattattattattattaacatttatttataaagcgccaacatatcccgcagcgctgtacaataagtgggttacatacattggacatacagagtaacatataaagcaatcagtaaccgatacaagaggggaagagagccctgcccaaaagagcttacaatctacaaggagaaagggttgagacacaaggtgtgggaatgggcatggcAGAGTTGTAAGAGGTGTGGCACAGGCATACAGTCCCTTTAATAAGTTAGATCCCACCATGTCTGCATCCTCATTGTTGAACTCACCAAAAGCAAAgtgtggtccaggtgcaccagccccagaccctcagccaGAGGAGTGGAAATCCACAAATCTACAAAAAGGTGATGGGCACTCAAAGATCCACACAGGCCACCAGATAGATGACATTAAAAATTGTGAATCTTTACAACATCTCCATAATCTTAAGTGTTTTGTGCTCCAAGTCAATAAGTTGCATTTTAGCTGGCATTGAGGCTAGGCACCCTATCCACCTCTTTGGGCACCGGGACAACTTATTATAAAAATAGTGGTTCTTTTTAATAGTTTAGTTTACTGCTCCCAATCTAGTAATAATATATACAAGCACATTGGTTTTATATTACGGACAGAACATTGTGCTCTCAATATAATTAATTTTGGACCTTTGTATTTCTAGGCTGGACAATCAAACTTCACACAGTCCAAGCTCTACAAGAGATGATGGTCAATCTGATTACTTCAACTGTAAGGAGACAAATGTATCATCTCATGTCTGAAATAACTGCTATTGTATAGTAgctgttaaaataaaaacaaaagatcagtttattattttgttatgaAGACATGGGTGGGTTGATTTATTAATTCTCAAGCCCTTGGGCTTGAGCAATTTGGCTTCTAAAACCACAAGTGAGTTTGTAAACTTGTGAAGTTTCTGCAATACATTGGCTTGCTACTGatattttttccccccaaaaaaagcaaaaagcttGTCAGGTTTTAGGTTGCAAgcttttgattttgttttttttgtttttttttttaaaaccgcTTGGGCGGTTGGGGGAAATGAGTTGTGTCAGCTGAGGTATTCAGATTCAGAAACCACTGTGAGTTTAGCAACTcatgtggttttaaaaaactgaatgcTCAAGCCCGGAAGCGTTGATAAATCAGCTGCTAATTGTGGGATACAAGGGTGTTTTGCCTTCATATCTATTAAGGAACAAATGCACATTCATTGTTTGAAAAAAATATCTTGCA from Xenopus tropicalis strain Nigerian chromosome 8, UCB_Xtro_10.0, whole genome shotgun sequence encodes:
- the LOC116406855 gene encoding high affinity immunoglobulin gamma Fc receptor I-like, producing the protein MAGTYRCKAFQPTEFNHYAPYSSPDIAITIQELFPRPEIRADKDGVQGGDVLTLSCHTALNPARGATQLQFAFYRNGHNVQGFSSSSNYTIQSARPQDSGNYTCDTAAPSVSVTKGSPGISIHIHGEYEVLIGSSGRLDNQTSHSPSSTRDDGQSDYFNYFTRGPHDEEDISYAALDFKHMQKGQFQDQTYVWLYNALPPWGRQS